Below is a window of Mycobacterium dioxanotrophicus DNA.
CAGAAGCTGCCCGCCCCAGCACCCCCGGCGACGGCACAATCGTTCCCCTGCAACGACGAACCTGCTAACCTTAGCCACTCAAGCCAACTGGGCAATTTCGCTTAGCATCTCTGGGCAGTCTTCTTTAGCGCCATCAAAAGAAGGGGGAGATGACCCGTACCTACTACGAAGGCATGGAAGATCAACTCTCCGCACTGGGGTTGGTGCTCAACTGCACAGTTCTGTGGAATACGTTATACACCAACCGCGCTCTGGAACAGCTACGCGCGCAGGGCTATCCGGTGCTCGACGCCGACGCGCAGCGACTATCGGCGTTTATCCGCACCCACATCGGTATCGACGGCCACTACGCCTTCCACTTACCAGACCTCGGTGGAACACACCGGCCGCTGCGCGATCCCGATGCCCACGAGAGCGATTGACGGTGCGACTCACTGCGCCGATCACCGCCCTGGCCGACGCGCCGCCGGATCGCTCTCGGCCTGAAAGCGCCGTAGCCCATCGTCGGAGATTCTTGCGTACTCGACAAGGCCTCGCACCGACATCTGACCCGACAGCGTCATCAACACCGGCATCGACGCGCCATCCTCGGCCGCATGCGTCAGCCGTGAATGCCGTAGTTGGTGCAGCGTGTACGGGCCGTCGTCGTAGTGGACGGTGTGGCCTTCGAACATCTCGGCCGCGCGCCGATAAGACAGCCGTGCCCGCCCCGTCGACGAGTCGACATCGCGTGCAGCCACGGACGATCGGGCTTTTCGGGCGGTGAGGAACAGTGGACCGCTCGTGCGGTCGGCCAGCATCCGCGGCAACAGGCGCGCGGTAGCGCTCTGCCACGCGACGAGTGAACCACCCTGGGCTGGTGGAGACTGTGATCTCACCAGGAGAATGCAGATATGGGTGCACCAAGGAAGTTCGATGCTGAGACGCGGGAGCGGGCAGTTCGGATGTATCGCGACCGGCTCAAGGAGTACGGCGAGCCGAAAGTAACGGCCCGTAAGCACGTCGGGGCTCTGCTCGATATCAACCCGGCGACGATCCGAAACTGGATCGAGAAGAACGATCCGGCCACCGAGGCACACGGGCCCGTCGCAGGAGTTGACCGCGACGAGGAGTTGAAGGCGCTACGGCGTGAGAACTCCGAATTGCGAAGAGCCAACGAGATTCTCAAGACAGCGTCAGCGTTTTTCGCAGCGGCGGAGGTCGACCGCCGACTTCGGTGATCGTCGAGTACATCGACGAATACCGCCACCTTTTCGGGGTCGACCCGATCTGCACCGTACTCAAAGAGCACGGCATCAAGATCGCCCCGTCCACCTACTACGCCGCCAAGAAACGCGGCACCGTCTCCGCAGCGGCACTGGAAGAGGCGTACGCCACGAACACCGTTCACGGGTTCTTCGTGGCAAACAGACGCCTCTACGGAGCCAAGAAAATCTGGCATGCAATGAAACGCGCTGGTCACGAGATCGGCCGCGATCAGGTCGCTCGGTTGATGACGATCTGCGGAGCAGAGGGTGTTGTCCGCGGACGCCGGCGTACGGTGACCACCGAACGCGATGATCGTGCCCCTCGACATCCGGATCTGATTGCCCGGCAGTGGGCGCGCCGACTCAACCGGACCAGTGGTGGGTTGCCGATTTTACTTATTGCTGGACGTTGGTTGGTTTCGTGTACACCTCGTTCGTGGTCGATGTGTTCTCCCGCCGGATTCTCGGGTGGAGGGTCATGACGACGAAGGCGACGCCGCTGGTGTCGGGTGTACTCGAGCAAGCATTGTTCACACGTCGCCGGTCCGACTTCGCGTTCACTGCAACGGGTTTGGTCCATCACTCGGACGCGGGTTCCCAGTATACGTCTCTGGCGTTCACCGAGGCGTTGATCGAATCCGGCATCGCTGGATCGATCGGCAGCGTCGGCGACGCGCTCGACAATGCGTTGATGGAATCGACGATCGGGTTGTACAAGACCGAGCTGATCGACCGGCAGAAGTCGTGGAGCGGGCGCAGCGAGGTCGAGCGCGAGACGGCTTCCTGGGTGCATTGGTTCAACACCAGCCGCCTGCACTCCTCGATCGGATACCAACCGCCCATCGACTACGAAAACGAGTACCGTCAACAACGCTCGACAGCCACCTCCGACCGCGACGTGGCTTGAACCAGGTCTCCATCAGATCCAGGGTGGTTCAGAGTTCGCGTGCCCCGCCCTTGCGTGTCACCTCCGCGCAGCGGTTCGCTGTGTCGAGGTCGGGCACATCCAGCATCAACACCTCCTCGGCACGCGCCGCGGATTCGTAGAGCATGTGCCATAACACCTGTTCCCTCTGGCCGCATCCGATCCCAAGATCTCGGTGACCCGATCCTTGCTCAACGCCCTACTGGTGTCCGGCGGTGCGGGCCGCGTTCGCAACCGCACTAACGGATCGCCGGCCAACCACTGCTGATCGCGCCAATATGCGCACGCCGACCCCAGCGCAGTCAATCGGATGTTAAACGTCTTCGCCGACTTGCCACCCCACACGAAGGTGAACCAGCCACTGACCCGATCCGGCTCCGAGCCCAGCAACGCCACATTCGTATCCGCCCCGAAGTCGACCACCAACCGATTCAGCGCCGCCGCGTAGGTTGCGCGGGTGTTCGACACCATAATCGTCGCCAAGTAGATCTGTACTGCATCGGCCAGCCGCACATCACTCGCCGACGTCGACAACCTGTGAACCCGCCCCATGTCATCAACCTCGAACTACTACCGCGCACAGGTTCTCGAGTCGCCCGACTGGGGCGCATCGACCCGTTATCCGATCGCACATAGTATGACACTATGTGCGGTAAATCCTTAGCGCCGGATTGGGCGGGTTTGCTCCTCGACCCCCACGACCTCAGCAGCCGAGAGCCAGGCGCAACAACCCCGCCCCCGCCTAGCGCCCGACCACCACGTCAGACAGGACTCCTAGGTGAGCTCGACCATGAAAACCGTCGCCGGAATCCTCACGGCCGCAGCCATACTCATCACCGCAGCATCCTGCGCGATGATGACCGCCTTCGTCGGAGGCGGCGGCATGAGCCAAACCCAGCAAGACTTCCTCTATCAATGCGACAGCGTGCTCGGCCTCGACCCCTCTGCCCCCTCCTCCGACACCACCACCGCACCGGCAACGCAAGACCCGACGACCCCCTCGACCACCACC
It encodes the following:
- a CDS encoding site-specific integrase, whose amino-acid sequence is MRSQSPPAQGGSLVAWQSATARLLPRMLADRTSGPLFLTARKARSSVAARDVDSSTGRARLSYRRAAEMFEGHTVHYDDGPYTLHQLRHSRLTHAAEDGASMPVLMTLSGQMSVRGLVEYARISDDGLRRFQAESDPAARRPGR